The Zobellia alginiliquefaciens genome contains a region encoding:
- a CDS encoding reprolysin-like metallopeptidase, which translates to MGKKILDSSIESVVELDGEMTPEGLEQQAQFLPLWYKSSGLYIKKSKFYPVFPKIPIKAKPTGMESAIDLDILNEEERASLPIIPFFSYEEFRLDIDGQFPLMTASGYLRFPGVHYVAKLSKSGNGYLGKIWFKHGNVTSFAYKYLKIELTNSIFPKNKKAKVTFYGGGETQRISTYNFSSSYYRKIDFEFDYEEDVQPVLEINTHGHPNRPTDLPKEKLSLSKVYQRAGFNVSRSGDDEVLSSLKGANGTWSNMEMHDAMQAYWSKFSAAPKWALWTFFAKQHDMGSGLGGIMFDDIGPNHRQGTAIFYESFINNAPAGDSNPAAFIERSKFWTAAHEIGHAFNLAHSWQKNYPGFGSSWIPLVNNPEDRSFMNYPYNVSGGQNAFYADFDFRFTDNELLFLRHAPNNFVEMGNSDWFDNHAFEDEHTVTDNRLSLEISMVQNQQVAEFLEPVYLELKLQNSSGAPMAVDRHLMENLKNVLVLIQGPSGKVSKVRSFVEYLMEEKEQILLPNESMTQKHFISAGPDGWYIKDSGSYKITAMVERDNQVYSSNNLDLEVLLPKTTESQLLANQYFTEDVARILFFNGSRVLESGNEALQKVVEAVPESNASIHAAMALARPYMKDYKMMSFQENTPQAMTKSASEENAAFETLKADPKKAQAFIDIATTRTEQFAKTYGAASTDEHLNEIISFIKSNDSSKNLDKIEKDLNTYRSN; encoded by the coding sequence ATGGGAAAAAAAATTTTAGATTCAAGTATTGAAAGTGTAGTTGAGTTAGATGGTGAAATGACTCCTGAAGGATTGGAGCAGCAAGCTCAATTTTTGCCGCTCTGGTATAAGAGCAGTGGCCTGTACATTAAAAAAAGTAAGTTTTATCCGGTGTTTCCAAAAATACCGATCAAGGCAAAACCAACAGGCATGGAAAGTGCCATAGACTTGGATATCCTAAATGAAGAAGAACGGGCTAGTTTGCCAATTATACCCTTCTTTTCTTATGAAGAATTTAGACTGGATATTGATGGTCAGTTCCCATTAATGACCGCTAGTGGTTACTTAAGGTTTCCTGGGGTTCATTATGTGGCCAAACTGAGTAAATCCGGAAATGGATATTTAGGGAAAATTTGGTTTAAGCATGGCAATGTGACTTCCTTTGCCTATAAATACCTGAAAATTGAACTTACTAATTCTATTTTCCCTAAGAACAAAAAAGCTAAAGTAACTTTTTACGGGGGAGGGGAAACACAAAGAATATCTACTTATAACTTTAGTAGTTCTTACTATAGAAAAATTGATTTTGAGTTTGATTATGAAGAGGATGTGCAGCCAGTATTGGAAATTAATACACATGGTCATCCTAACAGGCCGACCGATTTACCTAAGGAGAAATTAAGTTTGTCAAAGGTATATCAGCGTGCTGGTTTTAATGTTTCTCGGTCTGGTGATGACGAAGTTCTTTCTTCTTTAAAAGGAGCTAATGGTACGTGGAGCAATATGGAGATGCATGATGCTATGCAGGCATATTGGTCAAAATTTAGTGCTGCTCCCAAGTGGGCTTTATGGACTTTCTTTGCCAAACAACATGATATGGGGTCCGGTTTAGGGGGGATTATGTTTGATGATATAGGACCTAATCACAGACAGGGAACGGCAATTTTTTATGAATCTTTCATTAATAATGCACCAGCGGGCGATAGTAATCCGGCGGCTTTTATTGAGCGCTCCAAGTTTTGGACAGCGGCTCACGAGATCGGTCATGCCTTTAATTTGGCGCATTCATGGCAGAAAAATTATCCTGGTTTTGGCTCTTCTTGGATTCCATTAGTTAATAACCCGGAAGATCGTAGTTTCATGAATTATCCTTATAATGTAAGTGGCGGTCAAAATGCTTTTTATGCTGATTTTGATTTTAGGTTTACAGATAATGAGCTTTTGTTTTTGAGACATGCACCTAACAATTTTGTGGAAATGGGCAATAGCGATTGGTTTGATAATCATGCTTTTGAAGATGAACATACTGTGACGGACAATAGATTGTCGCTAGAAATCAGTATGGTTCAAAATCAACAGGTTGCTGAGTTTCTTGAGCCGGTCTATCTAGAGCTTAAATTGCAAAATTCTTCGGGCGCGCCAATGGCGGTAGATAGGCATCTAATGGAAAACCTGAAGAATGTTCTGGTTCTTATTCAAGGGCCTAGTGGCAAGGTTTCTAAGGTACGTAGTTTTGTAGAGTATCTAATGGAGGAGAAAGAACAGATATTGCTTCCCAATGAAAGTATGACCCAAAAGCATTTTATCTCGGCAGGTCCGGATGGATGGTATATAAAAGATAGCGGGAGCTATAAAATTACTGCTATGGTAGAGAGGGACAATCAGGTGTATAGTTCTAATAATCTTGATTTAGAAGTTCTTTTGCCCAAAACAACTGAGTCGCAGTTATTGGCAAATCAATATTTCACAGAAGATGTTGCTCGTATTTTGTTTTTTAACGGTAGTCGCGTACTTGAATCCGGTAATGAAGCGTTACAGAAAGTTGTAGAAGCCGTACCGGAGAGCAATGCGTCCATACATGCTGCAATGGCTTTGGCAAGGCCCTATATGAAAGATTATAAGATGATGAGCTTTCAGGAAAATACACCTCAGGCTATGACCAAAAGTGCTTCTGAAGAAAATGCAGCTTTCGAAACCCTAAAAGCTGACCCAAAAAAGGCACAGGCTTTTATTGATATCGCAACAACGAGGACGGAGCAATTTGCTAAAACTTACGGGGCAGCGTCCACTGACGAACATCTAAATGAGATTATCAGTTTTATCAAATCTAATGACAGCAGTAAAAACCTAGATAAGATTGAAAAAGACCTCAATACATATAGAAGTAACTAA
- a CDS encoding pyridoxal phosphate-dependent aminotransferase: MTSSTATKNQLSDRINSLTPSATLEMAAKARELRAAGKDIIGLSLGEPDFNTPDYIKEAAIEAVNQDYNSYTPVDGYVDLKEAIITKFKRDNGITYEPSQIVVSTGAKQALYNIAQVVLNEGDEVILPCPYWVSYSDIVKLADGVPVEVATSIESDFKMTPEQLEAAITPKTKMLWYSSPCNPSGSIYSKAELRALADVLQKHPQIIVVSDEIYEHINYGVTEHASMAAFDDMFDRTVTVNGVAKAFAMTGWRIGYIGGPTYLARACNKLQGQVTSGANCIAQRAVITALTESPDRINYMVDEFKERRAIILELLNGIDGFKCNEPDGAFYVYPDVTAYFGKTLNGVTINNASDFAIYLLEYANVATVTGDAFGNGNCIRISYAAAEKEIREAISRIEKALK; this comes from the coding sequence ATGACATCATCAACTGCTACGAAAAATCAACTTTCTGACCGCATCAACAGTCTTACCCCTTCGGCTACATTAGAAATGGCTGCCAAGGCTAGAGAATTACGTGCTGCAGGTAAAGACATTATCGGTTTAAGTTTGGGTGAACCTGACTTTAACACACCAGATTACATTAAAGAAGCTGCTATAGAAGCGGTAAACCAAGATTACAATTCATACACACCGGTAGATGGTTATGTTGATTTGAAAGAGGCTATTATTACCAAATTCAAGAGAGATAATGGCATTACGTATGAACCTTCTCAAATTGTTGTATCTACAGGTGCAAAACAAGCTTTGTATAACATTGCCCAAGTTGTTTTGAACGAAGGCGATGAAGTTATTTTACCTTGTCCTTACTGGGTAAGCTACAGTGATATTGTAAAATTAGCAGATGGTGTACCTGTAGAAGTTGCTACAAGCATTGAAAGTGATTTTAAAATGACACCTGAGCAATTGGAAGCTGCAATCACTCCCAAAACAAAAATGCTTTGGTACAGCTCTCCTTGTAACCCAAGTGGTTCTATATATAGTAAGGCTGAATTACGGGCTTTAGCAGACGTTTTACAGAAACACCCACAGATTATAGTAGTTAGTGATGAGATTTACGAACACATCAACTATGGTGTTACCGAACATGCCTCCATGGCCGCGTTCGATGATATGTTTGACCGTACCGTTACCGTAAATGGAGTTGCCAAGGCATTTGCAATGACCGGGTGGCGTATTGGATATATTGGAGGCCCAACTTACTTAGCTCGTGCTTGCAATAAATTGCAAGGTCAAGTTACAAGTGGAGCCAACTGTATAGCTCAGCGTGCAGTTATTACGGCCTTAACAGAATCGCCAGACCGTATAAACTATATGGTAGACGAGTTCAAAGAACGTAGAGCTATTATTCTTGAACTATTGAATGGTATAGACGGATTTAAATGTAATGAACCGGATGGTGCATTTTATGTATATCCTGATGTAACTGCTTATTTTGGAAAAACCTTAAACGGCGTTACAATAAATAATGCTTCTGATTTTGCCATCTACCTGTTAGAATACGCAAATGTAGCTACCGTTACAGGTGATGCTTTTGGTAACGGAAACTGCATCCGTATTTCTTACGCTGCAGCTGAAAAAGAAATTAGAGAAGCTATTTCTAGAATTGAGAAAGCCCTGAAATAG
- a CDS encoding fatty acid desaturase family protein, whose amino-acid sequence MDQKTVRFSRKDPAQFFRTLNKRVNDYFKENKLKKTGNWRLHLKTVIMFAMFLTPYFLILTLGLPIWANLLLTIVMGVGMAGVGMNVMHDGNHGAYSNKKWVNKLMGSSIYILAGNVYNWQVQHNVLHHTYTNIHEHDEDMEAGRILRFSKHAEWQKHHKFQHFYSVFLYGLLTFNWAITTDFQQMYRYMKRKLSYGKLPSAAMNWSTLVITKILYITIWIVLPLIFVDMAWWMILIGFFIMHYVAGVILSVVFQLAHIVDEADTPLPDETGTMKNTWAIHQLFTTVNFGTKNKIVNWFTGGLNHQVEHHIFPNISHVHYTKIAEIVKETAKEFNLPYHEYETTRKAIISHFRHLKELGKRPALNL is encoded by the coding sequence ATGGACCAAAAAACAGTACGATTCTCCAGGAAAGATCCCGCACAGTTCTTCAGAACATTGAACAAACGCGTAAACGATTATTTTAAGGAGAACAAATTAAAGAAAACAGGCAACTGGCGCTTACACCTTAAAACGGTGATTATGTTCGCTATGTTCCTAACCCCCTATTTTTTAATTTTAACTTTAGGACTACCCATTTGGGCCAATCTTCTACTAACTATTGTCATGGGCGTTGGTATGGCCGGTGTAGGCATGAACGTTATGCATGATGGCAATCATGGTGCCTATTCCAATAAAAAGTGGGTCAACAAACTTATGGGGAGCAGCATCTATATTTTGGCAGGAAATGTATATAACTGGCAGGTTCAGCACAATGTACTGCACCATACCTACACCAACATTCATGAACATGATGAAGATATGGAAGCTGGCCGTATTCTGCGTTTTTCCAAGCATGCTGAATGGCAAAAGCACCATAAATTTCAACATTTTTACTCTGTTTTCCTGTATGGCCTTTTAACTTTCAACTGGGCTATTACAACAGATTTCCAACAGATGTACCGTTATATGAAACGAAAGCTTTCTTATGGCAAACTACCAAGTGCAGCCATGAACTGGAGTACGCTTGTGATTACAAAAATTCTATACATCACCATATGGATTGTTCTACCCCTTATTTTCGTTGATATGGCTTGGTGGATGATATTAATTGGCTTCTTTATTATGCACTACGTAGCCGGTGTTATTCTAAGTGTAGTTTTTCAATTAGCACATATTGTTGACGAAGCGGACACGCCTCTTCCTGACGAAACGGGGACGATGAAAAACACATGGGCTATTCACCAGTTATTTACAACTGTAAATTTTGGTACTAAGAACAAGATTGTAAACTGGTTTACCGGGGGATTAAACCACCAAGTGGAACATCACATTTTCCCTAATATTAGCCATGTACATTACACAAAAATTGCAGAAATTGTGAAAGAAACGGCAAAAGAATTTAATTTGCCGTACCACGAGTACGAAACTACCCGAAAAGCTATAATTTCGCACTTTAGACATTTAAAGGAACTGGGCAAAAGACCTGCCTTGAACCTGTAA
- the rsmG gene encoding 16S rRNA (guanine(527)-N(7))-methyltransferase RsmG, whose translation MTAELVFKYFPNLSDLQQKRFILLEELYKDWNQKINVVSRKDIDELYLRHVLHSSGIAKVQQFNDGASVLDVGTGGGFPGIPLAILFPEVQFTLVDSIGKKIKVVQEVIQGLDLDNVTAVNSRVEETKGQHDFIVSRAVAAMPTFVHWVKGKIKKESLHERRNGILYLKGGDLSEELDGYKAIEIYDLTNYFDEAFFETKKVVYLPMKYKG comes from the coding sequence ATGACTGCCGAATTAGTTTTTAAATATTTTCCCAATTTATCAGATCTTCAGCAAAAACGGTTCATATTACTGGAAGAATTATATAAAGATTGGAATCAGAAGATCAATGTTGTTTCTAGGAAAGATATAGATGAGCTTTATTTAAGACATGTATTACATTCTTCGGGAATAGCTAAGGTTCAGCAATTTAACGATGGGGCGTCTGTTCTAGATGTGGGTACAGGTGGAGGTTTCCCAGGTATTCCACTGGCTATATTGTTTCCAGAGGTGCAGTTTACTTTAGTTGATTCAATTGGTAAAAAAATAAAGGTAGTTCAGGAAGTAATCCAAGGATTGGATTTGGATAACGTAACTGCTGTTAATTCTAGGGTCGAAGAAACTAAAGGCCAACATGATTTTATTGTAAGTAGGGCAGTTGCTGCAATGCCCACATTTGTGCATTGGGTAAAAGGTAAAATAAAGAAAGAATCACTGCATGAAAGGCGGAACGGAATTCTTTACCTAAAAGGTGGTGATTTGTCCGAGGAACTTGATGGATATAAGGCCATAGAAATCTATGACCTCACCAATTATTTTGATGAAGCTTTTTTTGAAACTAAAAAAGTGGTGTACTTACCCATGAAATATAAAGGCTAA
- a CDS encoding DinB family protein: MKNLFVTAFFMVAAMTYAQEKLTQNTIQGVLQGNQGQVVALAEAFSEEQYDWRPMDGVNSVAEALLHVAGGNYYLASKMGFAPPEDVDMMNLSKITGKENIIAALKKSNEFVLEKIILVEDDQFGEEVDFGFAKMNKLGGLLAIMEHNGEHKGQLIAYARSNGVTPPWSK, translated from the coding sequence ATGAAAAACCTATTTGTAACCGCATTCTTCATGGTAGCCGCCATGACGTATGCGCAAGAAAAATTGACACAAAACACCATTCAAGGGGTTTTACAAGGAAATCAAGGACAAGTTGTTGCTTTGGCAGAAGCTTTTTCCGAGGAACAATATGATTGGCGCCCTATGGATGGTGTAAATTCCGTAGCTGAAGCATTGTTACATGTTGCTGGAGGAAATTATTATTTAGCCTCTAAAATGGGCTTTGCGCCACCGGAAGATGTAGACATGATGAACCTATCAAAAATTACGGGAAAAGAAAACATCATTGCAGCTCTTAAAAAATCGAATGAGTTTGTTCTTGAAAAAATAATTTTAGTAGAGGATGACCAATTTGGAGAAGAAGTAGATTTTGGTTTTGCTAAAATGAATAAGCTTGGTGGTCTATTAGCCATAATGGAACACAATGGAGAACATAAAGGACAGCTAATAGCCTACGCTCGTTCAAACGGTGTTACCCCTCCTTGGAGTAAATAA
- the pruA gene encoding L-glutamate gamma-semialdehyde dehydrogenase produces the protein MSKGFFHVPTAINEPIKSYAPGSPEREEVLEQYRSYFNGSVDVPLYIGSEEIKTGNTKPMSPPHDHKHIVGQYHVAEKSHVTKAIENCLASRSAWADLTWEQRAAIFLKAAELIAGPYRAKINAATMIAQSKNIHQAEIDAACELIDFLRFNVEYMSEIYEEQPDSAEGIWNRVEYRPLEGFVYAITPFNFTAIAGNLPASAAMMGNVVVWKPSDSQVFSAKVIVDIFKEAGLPDGVINVVYGDPVMITETVLASPDFAGIHFTGSTHVFKELWKQIGNNIHTYKTYPKIVGETGGKDFIIAHPSAKPQQVATAIVRGAFEFQGQKCSAASRVYLPKSLSEEILESVKKDIATFNKPGSPEDMSNFITAVIHEGSFDKLAKYIDQAKEDDNAEIIAGGNYDKSKGYFIEPTVILTTDPKYTTMETELFGPVVTIYVYEDKDWSETLKLVDSTSEYALTGAVLSTDRYAIDEATKALQNCAGNFYINDKPTGAVVGQQPFGGARASGTNDKAGSAQNLLRWVSPRLIKETFVTPTNYRYPFLG, from the coding sequence ATGAGCAAAGGTTTTTTTCACGTACCGACAGCGATTAACGAGCCAATAAAGAGTTACGCACCAGGATCTCCCGAAAGAGAAGAAGTGCTAGAGCAATACCGTTCTTATTTTAACGGGAGTGTAGATGTACCTTTATATATAGGCAGCGAAGAAATTAAGACTGGCAACACTAAGCCAATGTCCCCTCCACATGACCACAAACATATTGTTGGCCAATATCATGTTGCAGAAAAATCGCATGTAACAAAAGCCATTGAAAATTGCTTGGCTTCAAGGTCCGCTTGGGCAGATTTAACTTGGGAACAGCGCGCCGCTATTTTCCTGAAAGCTGCAGAATTGATTGCAGGACCATACCGTGCTAAGATTAATGCCGCAACTATGATTGCACAGTCAAAGAACATTCACCAAGCTGAAATTGATGCTGCGTGTGAATTGATTGATTTTCTGCGTTTCAATGTGGAATACATGTCTGAGATATATGAGGAACAACCGGATTCTGCAGAAGGAATCTGGAACCGTGTAGAATATAGACCGCTAGAAGGTTTTGTATATGCCATTACCCCTTTTAACTTTACCGCTATTGCCGGAAACCTTCCTGCAAGTGCCGCAATGATGGGTAACGTTGTGGTATGGAAACCAAGTGACAGTCAAGTTTTCTCTGCAAAGGTAATTGTTGACATTTTTAAAGAAGCCGGTCTTCCCGATGGCGTTATCAACGTAGTTTACGGAGATCCGGTCATGATTACCGAGACCGTTTTGGCAAGTCCGGATTTTGCCGGCATACACTTTACAGGTTCCACACATGTCTTCAAAGAATTATGGAAGCAGATTGGAAACAATATTCACACCTATAAAACCTACCCAAAGATAGTTGGAGAAACTGGAGGAAAAGACTTTATTATAGCGCATCCTTCCGCAAAACCTCAACAAGTAGCTACAGCAATTGTTCGTGGTGCCTTTGAATTCCAAGGTCAAAAATGTAGTGCGGCCTCAAGGGTTTACCTTCCAAAATCACTTTCGGAAGAAATTCTTGAATCGGTTAAAAAAGACATAGCCACTTTTAACAAACCGGGGAGTCCGGAAGATATGTCTAACTTTATAACTGCGGTTATTCATGAAGGTTCATTTGACAAATTAGCCAAGTATATAGACCAAGCTAAGGAAGATGACAATGCTGAAATTATTGCAGGCGGAAACTATGACAAGTCCAAAGGCTACTTCATTGAGCCAACCGTAATTCTTACAACAGACCCAAAATACACTACAATGGAAACGGAATTATTCGGTCCTGTAGTTACCATATATGTTTATGAGGACAAGGATTGGTCAGAAACTTTAAAGTTGGTTGACAGTACTTCCGAATACGCTCTAACAGGAGCCGTTCTATCTACGGACAGGTATGCAATTGATGAAGCTACAAAAGCATTACAAAATTGCGCGGGTAACTTCTATATCAATGACAAACCTACTGGCGCCGTAGTGGGGCAACAGCCATTTGGAGGAGCTAGAGCTTCAGGAACGAATGACAAAGCCGGTTCTGCCCAGAATTTATTAAGATGGGTATCCCCTCGTCTTATTAAAGAGACTTTTGTAACTCCAACGAATTACAGATATCCATTTTTAGGATAA
- the apaG gene encoding Co2+/Mg2+ efflux protein ApaG — MITQVTKGIKISVNTSFEGTFFKNYKMHFAFGYTITIENQSKDSVQLTSRHWKIYDALNELEVLDGEGVIGKKPVIKPGESHTYTSGCLLTSPIGAMKGHYNMVNFSSTEKFRVYIPTFKFHAPFALN, encoded by the coding sequence ATGATCACACAAGTAACCAAAGGCATTAAAATTTCCGTGAATACTAGTTTTGAAGGTACATTTTTCAAAAACTACAAGATGCACTTTGCTTTTGGCTATACGATTACCATAGAAAACCAAAGTAAAGATTCTGTTCAGCTTACCTCTCGGCATTGGAAAATCTATGATGCCCTTAATGAACTAGAGGTATTAGATGGTGAAGGTGTGATCGGCAAAAAACCGGTCATTAAACCAGGAGAATCCCACACCTATACTTCAGGCTGCCTTTTAACCTCTCCTATTGGCGCAATGAAAGGCCATTACAATATGGTAAACTTTAGCTCTACGGAAAAATTCAGGGTTTACATTCCTACTTTCAAATTTCATGCACCTTTTGCATTAAATTAG
- a CDS encoding DUF3667 domain-containing protein produces MTDKPVVPEKGRYKLDYRGTECLNCGHPLDLSDKYCPNCSQANSIKKITIKDYLDEFFGTLISYDSRLFRTLSSLLIRPGKITKSYIDGKRVSYTNPFRFLLSLAIIFFLIINFSGNFSKYDKYGTQDFSEIGKLAYEWSMEQNADDTAELSEQLDSLKNVVNYNGYVKLERERDSLILFDPIAYFKKIDQGPFGDRNNQKQAFFSTILEHDTIYSYEDIVDKYQIPETFENKLIFNGVNGFSKFRKSPGSFLSTLISKLPFVVFFFLPVFTVFIWLIYIRKKYSYTDHLIFSFHNTALLFILLIISYLIDSIFKFESSWIFFMIFSTYLFAAMRNFYGQSIFKTIVKYLFLNAIFFILALLSTVLLFTGNLITF; encoded by the coding sequence ATGACCGACAAACCTGTTGTTCCTGAAAAAGGAAGATATAAACTAGACTACCGAGGCACAGAATGCCTTAACTGTGGGCACCCTTTAGACTTAAGCGACAAATACTGTCCAAATTGCTCACAAGCGAACAGTATTAAGAAAATTACTATCAAAGATTACTTGGATGAATTTTTTGGAACCTTAATTTCCTACGATTCAAGGTTGTTCCGTACACTTTCTAGCTTATTAATAAGACCGGGAAAAATCACAAAAAGTTACATAGACGGAAAACGGGTCTCCTACACCAACCCTTTTCGTTTTTTATTGAGTCTTGCTATAATCTTTTTCTTGATCATTAATTTTAGCGGCAATTTCTCTAAGTACGACAAGTATGGAACTCAAGATTTTTCGGAAATAGGCAAATTGGCCTATGAATGGAGTATGGAGCAAAATGCTGATGATACCGCAGAACTCTCAGAACAACTAGACTCACTTAAAAACGTAGTAAATTACAATGGCTATGTAAAACTTGAACGGGAACGTGATTCACTTATACTTTTTGACCCCATCGCATATTTTAAAAAAATTGACCAAGGCCCCTTTGGAGACCGTAATAATCAAAAACAGGCTTTCTTTAGTACTATTTTAGAGCATGACACCATATATAGCTATGAGGACATAGTAGACAAATACCAGATTCCAGAAACTTTTGAAAACAAACTCATATTTAATGGTGTAAATGGATTTTCAAAGTTCAGAAAGTCGCCCGGAAGCTTTTTAAGTACATTAATATCCAAATTACCGTTCGTCGTATTTTTCTTTTTACCGGTCTTTACAGTGTTCATTTGGTTGATTTATATCAGGAAAAAATACAGTTATACCGATCATTTGATCTTTAGTTTTCACAACACAGCATTATTATTTATCTTGCTCATTATTAGCTATTTGATTGATTCAATTTTCAAGTTTGAGAGCAGTTGGATCTTTTTCATGATTTTTTCGACATATCTCTTTGCGGCTATGCGAAATTTCTATGGTCAGAGTATATTTAAAACAATTGTTAAATATCTCTTTCTAAACGCTATTTTTTTTATATTGGCTTTATTATCAACGGTACTACTTTTTACCGGTAACCTTATTACCTTTTAG
- a CDS encoding type IX secretion system plug protein domain-containing protein: MRLNLTQVFFFILTSSLWAQVQVEVNPPEKIKTVIFGGPTEDQFPVVELGETIKLEFDDITASESDYYYKIVHCDYDWQPSQLLKSQYLNGVDNQRITDYENSYSTLQSYSNYKLTIPNENVRLKVSGNFMLEIYNDRYELQFSRRFVVYKDIVTVGGTIKRSRDFNFINEKQVVQLSINAGNFQLVNPKKEVKIAILQNYQWETALYNIAPQYTIGTELVYKYDQETSFYGGNEFLNFDTSDLRAPTSQISRIEVNELYNHYLFSNTYRADRPYSYFPDINGDFVIRTLQGEDNSREAEYTKVHFSLPYDELLGLDEVYVFGKFNNYALSEENKMTYNENNGMMEAEIKLKQGFYNYKYVIKREDGTIEINTIDGNFHFTENSYLILVYYRNFGDLYDSIIGVGSANSRNISN; this comes from the coding sequence ATGCGTTTGAATCTTACACAGGTATTTTTCTTCATTTTAACATCTTCATTGTGGGCCCAGGTCCAAGTAGAAGTTAACCCACCAGAGAAAATAAAAACCGTAATTTTTGGAGGACCTACCGAAGATCAATTCCCTGTAGTAGAGCTTGGTGAAACCATAAAACTAGAATTTGACGACATCACAGCTTCCGAGAGCGATTACTATTATAAGATAGTCCATTGTGATTATGACTGGCAACCTTCGCAACTTTTAAAGTCGCAATATTTAAACGGTGTAGACAACCAACGCATCACAGATTATGAAAACAGCTACTCTACCCTACAATCCTACTCTAATTACAAATTAACGATACCCAACGAAAATGTGCGGTTAAAAGTAAGTGGTAATTTCATGTTAGAAATCTACAATGACCGCTATGAACTTCAATTTTCGAGACGTTTTGTTGTATATAAGGATATCGTAACCGTAGGGGGAACCATTAAACGTTCCCGTGATTTTAATTTTATAAACGAAAAGCAGGTGGTTCAACTGAGCATCAATGCCGGAAACTTTCAACTTGTAAACCCAAAAAAAGAGGTCAAAATAGCCATTCTACAAAATTACCAGTGGGAAACGGCCCTTTACAATATAGCACCACAATATACTATTGGCACGGAACTGGTATACAAATACGATCAAGAAACTAGTTTTTATGGTGGTAACGAATTTTTAAATTTTGACACTAGCGACCTTAGAGCTCCTACTTCGCAAATTTCAAGGATAGAAGTTAACGAACTCTACAACCATTACCTGTTTTCCAATACCTATAGAGCAGATAGACCATATTCCTATTTTCCCGATATAAACGGTGATTTTGTTATCCGCACCTTACAAGGAGAGGATAATTCTAGAGAAGCCGAATATACTAAAGTCCATTTTTCCCTACCCTACGATGAGTTATTGGGATTAGACGAAGTATACGTCTTTGGCAAGTTCAATAACTACGCCCTATCCGAAGAAAACAAAATGACCTACAATGAGAATAACGGTATGATGGAAGCCGAAATAAAACTAAAGCAAGGTTTCTACAACTACAAATACGTTATAAAACGTGAAGATGGCACCATAGAAATCAATACTATTGATGGTAACTTTCACTTTACCGAGAACAGCTACCTAATTCTGGTATACTACAGAAACTTTGGAGACTTGTACGATAGCATTATTGGTGTGGGCTCCGCAAATTCTAGAAATATCAGTAATTAG